A genomic region of Rhodanobacter sp. contains the following coding sequences:
- a CDS encoding acyltransferase family protein, with amino-acid sequence MRQHDYRLGYRADLEGLRALAILLVVAVHAGVPWLHGGFVGVDVFFVLSGFLITGLLVHEVSNSGRLRFAEFYVRRLRRLLPALLTMLLVVGVLASLLLAPTEQRAQSSAAAMAAVWLSNIHFAFARLDYFSPGTETNLFLHTWSLGVEEQFYLIWPVLLVWLLGRDGERGVARLKIGMLAVTIASFVACIWLSYTAPQLAFYMMPLRAWQFATGALVWLYFKAPGVAHGVYGWERRAWVPRAIGWLGLALIVYAGLAFSADIPYPGGYALVPTLGAAAVVAAGCTTLPSVAGVSRLLSWRPFQWIGGISYSWYLWHWPILLLGHAVSGSDAPKYRVAWVVLSLLLAWLSCRFIESPIRSRSQFLTWPRVTIFGALALMLLANSLCVVWNNRAVDRMQSPAMRRYAMAHGDAPIIYGMGCDDWYHSDRVRICSFGPADATHTAVLMGDSHAGQWFPAVAEAFDRPGWRLLVLTKSSCPMVDEPFFYSRIGKEYTACATWREHALQQLVRIRPDVVLLGTVDTNGFSREQWVAGTSKVLAVLSPAAGHVWLLRDTPMLPFDGPDCLAMHAGRPAWLGLQQACSASANDTHADQVYRWLGEAASRYANVGMLDMNPLICPDHVCSAEQNGLVVFRDNQHLTGSFAASLGPAMKTKLDVDANSRSAVQR; translated from the coding sequence ATGAGGCAGCACGATTACCGGCTGGGCTACCGGGCCGATCTGGAAGGGCTGCGCGCCCTGGCCATACTGCTGGTCGTAGCCGTGCACGCTGGTGTCCCCTGGCTTCATGGCGGCTTCGTTGGCGTGGATGTGTTCTTCGTGTTGTCGGGATTCCTGATCACCGGCTTGCTGGTGCACGAAGTATCGAACTCGGGGCGATTGCGTTTCGCGGAATTTTACGTACGCCGACTGCGCCGCCTGCTGCCGGCGCTGCTCACGATGTTGTTGGTCGTGGGCGTGTTGGCCTCGCTGTTGCTGGCTCCGACGGAGCAACGTGCGCAGTCGTCTGCCGCGGCGATGGCGGCGGTGTGGCTCAGCAACATCCATTTCGCCTTCGCACGACTGGATTACTTTTCTCCCGGCACCGAGACGAACCTGTTTCTGCACACTTGGTCGTTGGGTGTGGAGGAGCAGTTCTACCTGATCTGGCCGGTGTTGCTGGTGTGGTTGCTCGGACGCGATGGCGAGCGGGGCGTGGCGCGCCTGAAGATCGGCATGCTCGCAGTGACGATTGCAAGTTTCGTGGCCTGCATCTGGCTGAGCTACACGGCGCCACAACTGGCGTTTTACATGATGCCCTTGCGTGCTTGGCAGTTCGCCACCGGTGCGTTGGTCTGGCTTTATTTCAAGGCGCCGGGAGTCGCCCATGGCGTGTACGGGTGGGAGCGTCGCGCCTGGGTGCCGCGTGCCATCGGCTGGCTTGGGTTGGCGCTTATTGTCTATGCCGGTCTGGCATTCAGTGCAGATATTCCCTATCCGGGCGGCTATGCGCTGGTGCCCACACTGGGCGCTGCAGCCGTAGTCGCGGCGGGCTGTACGACCTTGCCATCGGTGGCGGGAGTATCACGGTTGCTGTCGTGGCGCCCGTTCCAGTGGATCGGCGGCATATCCTACTCGTGGTACCTATGGCATTGGCCCATCCTGCTGCTGGGACATGCGGTGTCGGGTTCCGACGCGCCGAAGTATCGTGTCGCGTGGGTAGTGCTCTCGCTGTTGCTGGCTTGGCTGTCGTGCCGGTTCATAGAGTCGCCGATCCGCAGCCGGTCTCAGTTCCTGACGTGGCCCCGCGTCACGATTTTCGGCGCTCTTGCACTGATGCTACTGGCCAACAGCCTTTGTGTGGTTTGGAACAACCGTGCCGTCGATAGGATGCAGTCGCCTGCCATGCGACGTTACGCCATGGCGCATGGCGATGCCCCGATAATCTATGGAATGGGCTGCGACGACTGGTACCACAGCGATCGGGTGCGCATTTGCAGCTTCGGCCCCGCCGATGCGACACATACGGCTGTACTGATGGGCGACAGCCATGCCGGACAGTGGTTCCCTGCGGTGGCCGAGGCCTTTGATCGGCCTGGCTGGCGTCTGCTGGTACTTACCAAGTCATCCTGCCCGATGGTGGACGAACCGTTCTTCTACAGCCGCATCGGCAAGGAGTACACCGCTTGTGCGACGTGGCGGGAACATGCCTTGCAGCAACTCGTCAGAATCAGGCCGGATGTGGTGTTGCTAGGGACCGTCGATACGAATGGTTTTTCGCGCGAACAATGGGTAGCCGGCACGTCCAAGGTGTTGGCAGTACTCAGTCCGGCGGCAGGGCACGTGTGGTTGCTGCGCGACACGCCCATGTTGCCTTTTGATGGCCCGGATTGCCTGGCCATGCATGCAGGGCGGCCTGCTTGGCTTGGCCTGCAACAGGCTTGCAGCGCATCCGCCAACGACACGCATGCGGATCAGGTGTATCGATGGCTGGGCGAGGCAGCGAGCCGCTATGCGAATGTCGGGATGTTGGACATGAATCCCCTCATTTGCCCGGACCATGTATGTTCGGCAGAGCAGAATGGTTTGGTGGTGTTTCGTGACAACCAGCATCTGACTGGGAGCTTTGCTGCTTCGCTCGGCCCGGCGATGAAGACGAAACTGGACGTCGATGCGAACAGCCGATCGGCTGTTCAGCGGTGA
- a CDS encoding magnesium and cobalt transport protein CorA, translating to MNVQGLHDADMSALPTVTTTPRMVVNCVAYRNNGQRIGDISIDAISDVLQESDTFVWVGLHEPDEALLLKLQEEFDLHDLAIEDAQSAHQRTKIETYGNSLFIVVQTAQLDGGRIAFGETHIFLGPRYLVTVRHGASLSYAPARRSCEHTPELLALGPSYGLYSVLDFIVDNLLPIVRGHREELQELEQDIFAASFNRDTVRRLYDMQRDLMTLRLAVAPLQDVISQLVRLHPQLIPDELRVYFRDVHDHVTRLNDSINAMREMLAAAINVNLSLVTFGQNEVMKKLAGWAAMLAAPTLITSWYGMNFQHMPELSKPWSYPLIIGVVICLVGGIYLGLKRAKWL from the coding sequence TTGAACGTGCAGGGGTTGCATGATGCGGACATGTCCGCATTGCCAACCGTCACAACCACGCCTCGCATGGTGGTCAACTGCGTCGCCTACCGCAACAACGGGCAACGCATCGGCGATATAAGCATCGACGCGATCAGCGACGTGCTGCAGGAGTCCGACACCTTCGTCTGGGTGGGGCTGCACGAGCCGGACGAAGCCCTGCTGCTGAAGCTGCAGGAGGAGTTCGACCTGCACGACCTCGCCATCGAGGATGCGCAGAGCGCGCACCAGCGCACCAAGATCGAGACCTACGGCAACTCGCTGTTCATCGTGGTGCAGACCGCGCAATTGGACGGCGGCCGGATCGCGTTCGGCGAGACGCACATCTTTCTCGGGCCTCGTTACCTGGTCACCGTGCGCCACGGCGCCTCGCTGTCCTATGCGCCGGCGCGGCGCAGTTGCGAACACACGCCGGAGCTGCTGGCGTTGGGACCGAGCTACGGCCTGTACAGCGTGCTGGATTTCATCGTGGACAACCTGCTGCCCATCGTGCGCGGCCACCGCGAGGAACTGCAGGAGCTGGAGCAGGACATCTTCGCTGCCAGCTTCAACCGCGACACCGTGCGTCGCCTGTACGACATGCAGCGCGACCTGATGACGCTGCGCCTCGCCGTGGCGCCGCTGCAGGACGTGATCAGCCAGCTGGTGCGCCTGCATCCGCAGCTGATCCCCGACGAACTGCGCGTGTATTTCCGCGACGTGCACGACCACGTGACGCGACTCAACGACTCCATCAATGCGATGCGCGAAATGCTCGCCGCCGCGATCAACGTGAACCTCTCGCTGGTCACCTTCGGCCAGAACGAGGTCATGAAGAAGCTCGCCGGCTGGGCGGCGATGCTCGCCGCGCCCACCCTCATCACCAGCTGGTACGGCATGAACTTCCAGCACATGCCCGAGCTGTCCAAGCCATGGAGCTACCCGCTCATCATCGGCGTGGTGATCTGCCTGGTGGGCGGCATCTATCTCGGGCTGAAACGCGCGAAGTGGCTGTAG
- a CDS encoding S9 family peptidase has protein sequence MKNTLTAALLLALAASPALAADTDIVAPVDTAMTVDHAPHPFNVRDLVMMQRVSDPQLSADGRYAAFSVRSTDYAANKGVNAIAVLDLSRDGRPVTVVAKGASSPRWSADGKSLYYVAPAKDVAQLWRVDFATGKDGLDLAGHKAPVQVSHGVLDIQDYKLAPDGKSVLLSYAVFTDCGTLACTKAKQDQRAADKATGTIYKKLFVRHWDTWADGTRNQLFLGRFEVNGQLPAEPILLSRGIDGDIPSKPFGDDSEFAFSPDGKTVYFDVRIAGDSEPWSTNFDIYKVPADGSSAPVNLTAANKAWDGWPVPSPDGRTLYYLAQKTPAFESDRFGIMALDLATGAKREVDPHWDRSPGSMGISADGKTLYVTADDEGQHPLFAVDAASGKVQQVVGHGEVDGYSLAGSRILLARSDLKHPDDLYTVDADGKDLRQVTHYNAAMLANAHEGDFEFFTFKGWNNETVQGYVVKPADYQSGRKYPVAFIIHGGPQGAMTNGWSYRWNPQTYAGQGFAVVTINFHGSTGYGQAFTDSISGDWGGKPLQDLKLGWQAALDKYSFLDGNRACALGASYGGYMTYWIAGVWNKPWKCFVDHDGVFDMRMMYYGTDELWFEEHENGGPQFEVPADYEKFNPLDHVKDWRVPMLVVHSDHDFRIPITQGLGAFTALQRRGIPSEFLTFPDENHFVLKPHNSVLWHDTVNAWLKQWTAEPKP, from the coding sequence ATGAAAAACACCCTGACAGCCGCCTTGCTTCTTGCGCTGGCGGCCTCGCCCGCGCTGGCGGCCGATACCGACATCGTGGCGCCGGTGGATACCGCGATGACCGTGGATCACGCGCCGCATCCCTTCAATGTGCGCGACCTGGTGATGATGCAGCGGGTGAGCGATCCGCAGCTTTCGGCGGACGGGCGCTACGCGGCCTTCAGCGTGCGCAGCACGGATTACGCGGCGAACAAGGGCGTCAACGCGATCGCGGTGCTGGACCTGTCGCGCGATGGCCGGCCGGTGACGGTGGTGGCGAAGGGCGCTTCCTCGCCGCGCTGGTCGGCGGACGGCAAGAGTCTGTACTACGTGGCGCCTGCCAAGGACGTGGCGCAGCTGTGGCGAGTGGATTTCGCCACAGGCAAGGACGGGTTGGACCTCGCCGGCCACAAGGCGCCGGTGCAGGTGAGCCATGGCGTGCTGGACATCCAGGACTACAAGCTCGCGCCGGACGGCAAGAGCGTGCTGCTCTCCTACGCAGTGTTCACCGATTGCGGCACGCTGGCGTGCACCAAGGCGAAGCAGGACCAGCGCGCCGCGGACAAGGCCACCGGCACGATCTACAAGAAGCTGTTCGTGCGGCACTGGGACACCTGGGCCGACGGCACGCGCAACCAGCTCTTCCTCGGCCGCTTCGAGGTGAACGGCCAATTGCCGGCGGAGCCGATCCTGCTTTCGCGCGGCATCGACGGCGACATCCCCAGCAAACCCTTCGGCGACGACAGCGAGTTCGCGTTCTCGCCCGACGGCAAGACCGTGTACTTCGACGTGCGCATCGCCGGCGACAGCGAGCCGTGGTCCACCAACTTCGACATCTACAAGGTGCCGGCCGACGGTTCCTCCGCGCCGGTGAACCTCACCGCCGCGAACAAGGCGTGGGACGGCTGGCCGGTGCCTTCGCCGGATGGCCGCACGCTGTATTACCTGGCGCAGAAGACGCCGGCCTTCGAGTCGGACCGCTTCGGCATCATGGCGCTGGACCTGGCCACTGGCGCCAAGCGCGAGGTCGACCCGCACTGGGACCGCTCGCCCGGCAGCATGGGCATTTCCGCCGACGGCAAGACGCTCTACGTCACCGCCGACGACGAAGGCCAGCATCCGCTGTTCGCCGTGGATGCGGCGAGCGGCAAGGTGCAGCAGGTGGTGGGCCATGGCGAAGTGGACGGCTATTCGCTGGCCGGCTCGCGCATCCTGCTGGCGCGCAGCGATCTCAAGCACCCCGACGATCTCTACACCGTGGATGCCGACGGCAAGGATCTCCGGCAGGTCACTCACTACAACGCCGCGATGCTTGCCAACGCGCACGAGGGCGACTTCGAGTTCTTCACCTTCAAGGGCTGGAACAACGAAACCGTGCAGGGCTACGTGGTGAAGCCCGCGGACTACCAGTCCGGCAGGAAGTACCCGGTGGCCTTCATCATCCACGGCGGCCCGCAGGGCGCCATGACCAACGGCTGGAGCTACCGCTGGAACCCGCAGACCTACGCCGGGCAGGGCTTTGCCGTGGTCACCATCAACTTCCACGGTTCCACCGGCTACGGCCAGGCGTTCACCGATTCCATCTCGGGCGACTGGGGCGGCAAGCCGCTGCAGGACCTCAAGCTCGGCTGGCAGGCCGCGCTGGACAAGTACAGCTTCCTCGACGGCAACCGTGCCTGCGCGCTAGGCGCCAGCTACGGCGGCTACATGACCTACTGGATCGCCGGCGTGTGGAACAAGCCGTGGAAGTGTTTCGTCGACCACGACGGCGTGTTCGACATGCGCATGATGTACTACGGCACCGACGAGCTGTGGTTCGAGGAACACGAGAACGGCGGCCCGCAGTTCGAGGTGCCGGCCGACTACGAGAAGTTCAATCCGCTCGACCACGTCAAGGACTGGCGGGTGCCGATGCTGGTGGTGCATTCGGACCACGACTTCCGCATCCCGATCACCCAGGGCCTCGGTGCGTTCACGGCACTGCAGCGCCGCGGCATCCCCAGCGAGTTCCTCACCTTCCCGGACGAGAACCACTTCGTGCTCAAGCCGCACAACAGCGTGCTGTGGCACGACACGGTGAACGCCTGGCTGAAGCAATGGACGGCCGAACCGAAGCCATGA
- a CDS encoding pilin: MSRQHQASGFTLIELMIVVAIIAILAAIAIPAYQNYLIRTQVTEGVSLADGAKSAVWDFISNTGTFPPNNQSAGLPSASSISGQYVSGVNVTGGKITVSYTGPKANQAIHSQQLVLSPTTGSGSITWSCSGAGTTLDPKYLPSVCRN, translated from the coding sequence ATGTCACGCCAACACCAAGCTTCTGGCTTCACCTTGATCGAGCTGATGATCGTGGTGGCGATCATCGCCATCCTTGCAGCCATCGCGATTCCGGCCTACCAGAACTACCTGATCCGTACCCAGGTCACCGAGGGCGTGAGCCTCGCCGATGGCGCCAAGTCGGCGGTCTGGGATTTCATTTCGAACACCGGCACGTTCCCGCCCAACAACCAGAGCGCAGGCCTGCCTTCCGCTAGCTCGATCAGCGGCCAATATGTTTCTGGCGTCAACGTCACCGGTGGCAAGATCACCGTGTCCTACACCGGCCCCAAGGCCAACCAGGCCATCCACAGCCAGCAACTGGTACTGTCGCCAACTACCGGCTCAGGCAGCATCACATGGAGCTGCAGTGGCGCCGGCACCACACTGGATCCCAAGTACCTGCCTTCGGTCTGCCGCAATTAG
- a CDS encoding pilin, producing the protein MKSMQKGFTLIELMIVVAIIAILAAIAIPAYQNYLIRTQVSEGAVLADGAKTAISEFYSNSGHFPGGNQSAGLAMAGSITGKYVSQVDAGATPGQIQVTYSDTSPRQANSAINGNILILSAITSSGSIAWTCKSTTINPKYLPTTCR; encoded by the coding sequence ATGAAGAGCATGCAGAAGGGCTTCACCCTGATCGAACTGATGATCGTGGTTGCGATCATCGCGATCCTCGCCGCGATCGCCATCCCGGCCTACCAGAACTACCTGATCCGCACGCAGGTGTCCGAGGGCGCGGTGCTGGCAGACGGCGCCAAAACCGCCATCTCCGAATTCTATTCCAACTCCGGCCACTTCCCGGGCGGCAATCAGTCGGCTGGCCTTGCTATGGCTGGATCCATCACCGGCAAGTACGTCTCTCAGGTTGATGCAGGCGCTACGCCGGGCCAAATCCAGGTCACGTACAGCGATACTTCGCCGCGACAGGCAAACTCGGCTATTAATGGCAACATCCTGATCTTGTCGGCAATCACCAGCAGCGGTTCGATTGCGTGGACCTGCAAGTCCACCACCATCAATCCGAAGTACCTACCTACCACCTGCCGCTAA
- a CDS encoding ABC transporter ATP-binding protein: MFNVLGKIWAIFTPAEKRKAVWMLMLVVLMAMAETISVLSIMPFLSVLGRPAIIQETPVLLAVYRRLGMIDARQFIFLLGLASIALVIASSLFKTVTLHVLNRFAHMERHSISVRLLSRYLQQPYEFFLTHNPSILTKNVLSEVDQLLFELIHPLSQLLAQGAVLLAMTVLVFCYDALTAICIMATLASLYGFIYILVRKRLVRIGAERQDADGQRYQACNEALGGIKDVKVTHATRTYLGHFERASHQFSRHVATNETLAQSPLYLVEATGYTGLIVIALVLLLKTNDIAHVLPALGLYGFAAYRMLPSAQIMYRGFAKLRFASSTLNSVGRDLQLPEEPENMSDTAMSLRWEIRLHGIRYAYPSTPEKNILDGLDLTISANSSVGIVGKTGAGKSTLMDILLGLLHPQAGTMSVDSTPITADNAAEWQRAVGYVPQHIYLSDATTAENIAFGVPRSSIDMAAVERAARAAQIHDFVVNELPKGYETKIGDRGIRLSGGQRQRIGIARALYRDPPVLLMDEATSALDSTTEEAVNAAIRNLSGSKTVIVVAHREASLRYCQKVVCIHAGKLVTETTAKDSNHPTEPAAGH, encoded by the coding sequence ATGTTCAACGTCTTAGGAAAAATCTGGGCGATATTCACGCCTGCCGAGAAGCGCAAGGCGGTGTGGATGCTCATGCTTGTCGTGCTGATGGCGATGGCGGAAACGATCAGCGTACTGTCGATCATGCCGTTCCTTTCGGTGCTGGGCCGGCCTGCGATCATTCAGGAGACGCCTGTCCTACTCGCTGTGTACCGCCGGCTAGGGATGATCGACGCACGCCAATTCATTTTCCTGCTGGGGCTTGCCTCCATCGCCCTCGTCATTGCCTCTTCCCTGTTCAAGACCGTCACGCTGCACGTGTTGAACCGTTTCGCGCACATGGAACGCCATTCCATCAGCGTGCGATTGTTGTCACGTTACCTGCAGCAGCCCTATGAGTTCTTCCTGACCCACAATCCTTCGATCCTCACTAAGAACGTATTGTCCGAGGTCGATCAGCTACTCTTCGAACTGATCCATCCGTTATCGCAGCTATTGGCCCAAGGTGCCGTGCTGCTGGCCATGACGGTCCTGGTTTTCTGCTACGACGCACTCACCGCCATCTGCATCATGGCCACACTGGCGTCACTTTATGGCTTTATCTACATACTGGTGCGCAAGCGCCTGGTGCGCATCGGTGCCGAACGCCAAGACGCGGACGGACAACGGTACCAGGCCTGCAACGAGGCGCTCGGAGGCATCAAGGACGTCAAGGTCACACACGCCACACGAACTTACCTCGGCCACTTCGAGCGCGCATCGCACCAGTTCTCAAGACACGTCGCCACCAACGAAACACTCGCTCAATCACCGCTTTACCTGGTGGAGGCCACGGGCTACACGGGCCTCATCGTGATTGCACTGGTGTTGCTACTGAAGACCAACGACATAGCCCACGTGCTGCCTGCACTAGGTCTTTATGGCTTCGCGGCTTACCGCATGTTGCCTTCTGCGCAAATCATGTACAGGGGTTTTGCCAAATTGCGCTTTGCCTCATCCACATTGAATTCCGTCGGACGTGACCTGCAATTACCCGAAGAACCTGAGAACATGTCCGATACCGCCATGTCACTACGCTGGGAAATCCGTCTGCACGGGATTCGCTACGCCTACCCGTCGACGCCGGAGAAAAACATCCTGGACGGCCTAGACCTCACTATCTCTGCCAATAGCAGCGTAGGAATCGTTGGCAAGACTGGCGCGGGCAAAAGCACTCTGATGGACATCCTGCTTGGCCTGCTGCATCCACAGGCGGGCACGATGAGCGTGGACAGCACGCCAATCACCGCCGACAACGCCGCCGAATGGCAGCGCGCTGTCGGCTACGTACCGCAGCACATCTATCTCTCCGACGCAACCACCGCCGAAAACATCGCCTTCGGCGTACCGCGCAGTTCGATCGACATGGCCGCCGTCGAGCGCGCCGCTCGCGCCGCTCAAATCCACGACTTCGTCGTCAACGAGTTGCCAAAAGGCTACGAAACGAAAATCGGGGATCGCGGCATCCGTCTCTCTGGTGGCCAGCGTCAACGCATCGGCATTGCACGTGCGCTGTACCGGGACCCACCCGTGCTGCTGATGGATGAGGCCACTAGCGCACTGGATTCGACCACCGAAGAGGCAGTGAATGCCGCCATCCGCAACCTGTCCGGCAGCAAGACCGTCATCGTCGTCGCACACCGGGAAGCTTCACTGCGATATTGTCAAAAGGTAGTCTGCATCCACGCCGGCAAGCTCGTAACAGAGACGACCGCCAAAGATTCAAACCATCCAACCGAACCTGCGGCAGGCCATTGA
- a CDS encoding aminotransferase class I/II-fold pyridoxal phosphate-dependent enzyme: MKKIVSSVDLALHGAPPAYAEAFHVGRPNICDREAFLRRMGQVLDNQWLTNNGPMVQEFEQRLSERLGVKHCVAMCNGTIALEIAIRALGFSGEVIVPSWTFVATAHALYWQDITPVFADIDPATHNLDPAAVRRMITPRTSGIIGVHLWGRAAPADALQAIADEHGLGLMFDAAHAFDSTFRGRPIGSFGRCAVFSFHATKAFNAMEGGAVTTDDDELAEAMRLMRNFGFAGYDNVIHPGTNGKMIEACAAMGLANLDGFDAVVATNKRNHAAYREAFAGIPGITLLEYDPAERNSHHYAVIEVDASCPVSRDRIIDALHAENILVRKYFWPGCHKMKPYRDLFPHAGLLLPHSEAVGDRVIVLPNGAAVDGAVVSTIRDVIVALISKGPTP, translated from the coding sequence ATGAAGAAGATCGTTTCTTCCGTTGATCTCGCCCTTCACGGCGCCCCGCCGGCGTATGCCGAGGCCTTTCACGTGGGCCGTCCCAACATCTGCGACCGCGAGGCCTTCCTGCGGCGCATGGGGCAGGTGCTGGACAACCAGTGGCTGACCAACAACGGGCCGATGGTGCAGGAGTTCGAGCAGCGTCTTTCCGAACGACTCGGCGTGAAGCATTGCGTGGCGATGTGCAACGGCACCATCGCGCTCGAAATCGCGATACGCGCGCTGGGTTTTTCCGGCGAAGTGATCGTGCCCTCGTGGACCTTCGTGGCCACCGCGCATGCCTTGTACTGGCAGGACATCACGCCGGTATTCGCCGACATCGACCCTGCCACGCACAATCTCGACCCGGCCGCCGTGCGGCGCATGATCACGCCGCGCACCAGCGGCATCATCGGCGTGCACCTGTGGGGCCGCGCCGCGCCGGCCGACGCACTGCAGGCGATTGCCGACGAACACGGCCTCGGCCTGATGTTCGACGCCGCGCATGCCTTCGACAGCACGTTCCGCGGACGTCCGATCGGCAGCTTCGGCCGCTGCGCGGTGTTCAGTTTCCACGCGACCAAGGCGTTCAACGCGATGGAGGGCGGCGCGGTCACCACCGACGACGACGAACTGGCCGAGGCCATGCGCCTGATGCGCAACTTCGGTTTCGCCGGCTACGACAACGTGATCCACCCCGGCACCAACGGCAAGATGATCGAGGCCTGCGCCGCGATGGGGCTGGCCAATCTCGATGGCTTCGATGCCGTGGTGGCGACCAACAAGCGCAACCACGCCGCGTACCGCGAGGCGTTCGCCGGCATCCCCGGCATCACCCTGCTCGAGTACGACCCGGCCGAGCGCAACAGCCACCATTACGCGGTGATCGAGGTCGACGCGTCCTGCCCGGTGTCGCGCGACCGCATCATCGACGCGCTGCACGCCGAAAACATCCTGGTGCGCAAGTACTTCTGGCCGGGCTGCCACAAGATGAAGCCCTATCGCGACCTGTTTCCCCATGCGGGCCTGCTGCTGCCCCACAGCGAGGCGGTGGGCGACCGCGTTATCGTGCTTCCCAACGGCGCCGCGGTGGACGGCGCCGTGGTATCCACCATCCGCGACGTCATCGTCGCGCTCATCAGCAAAGGGCCAACGCCGTGA
- a CDS encoding ketoacyl-ACP synthase III — translation MSAVTGVALRAVTAATPTRVARTADYAYLEPDERQRFQKATGIAERRIAAADQCASDLCLAAAKAALAHLGWDPASVGALILITQTGDQPVPATSIVLQDKLGLPSACMAFDINLGCSSYPYGLAVAGSVMRTLGIARGLLLIGDVSSRLCAEHDKSAWPLFGDAGSATALELDESAPPIHLDLCSDGAGKEAIIIPGGGLASRLPPVDGHIADAIGSDGVPRRADNLVLRGADIFSFAISRVPGSIQRAIASSGRAAQDFDFLLLHQANRMINDTIARKLGFAPDRVPTSIEHYGNTSSASIPVTLCANAALFDVPRWVVASGFGVGLSWGSATFQLPAAAVLPCIDTDDVH, via the coding sequence ATGAGTGCCGTCACGGGCGTCGCGCTTCGCGCGGTGACGGCAGCGACGCCGACCCGCGTGGCGCGCACGGCGGATTACGCCTATCTCGAACCCGATGAGCGCCAGCGCTTCCAGAAGGCCACCGGCATCGCTGAGCGCCGCATTGCGGCTGCAGATCAGTGCGCGTCCGACCTCTGCCTGGCGGCAGCCAAGGCGGCGTTGGCGCACCTCGGCTGGGATCCGGCCAGCGTCGGCGCGCTGATCCTGATCACCCAGACCGGCGACCAGCCGGTACCGGCAACCAGCATCGTGTTGCAGGACAAGCTCGGCCTGCCGTCGGCCTGCATGGCGTTCGACATCAACCTGGGATGCTCGAGCTACCCTTACGGGCTGGCCGTGGCCGGCTCGGTGATGCGCACGCTGGGCATCGCCCGCGGACTGCTGCTGATCGGCGACGTCTCCAGCCGTCTGTGTGCCGAGCATGACAAGAGCGCCTGGCCCTTGTTCGGCGATGCCGGTTCCGCCACCGCACTGGAGCTGGACGAAAGCGCGCCCCCCATCCATCTCGACCTGTGCTCCGACGGTGCCGGCAAGGAGGCCATCATCATTCCCGGCGGCGGGCTGGCCTCCCGGCTTCCGCCGGTCGACGGACACATTGCCGATGCCATCGGCAGCGACGGCGTGCCGCGCCGCGCCGACAACTTGGTGCTGCGCGGCGCCGACATTTTCAGCTTCGCCATCTCGCGCGTGCCCGGCAGCATCCAGCGTGCCATCGCCAGCAGCGGCCGCGCGGCGCAGGACTTCGATTTCCTGCTGCTGCACCAGGCGAACCGGATGATCAACGACACCATCGCCCGCAAGCTCGGCTTCGCGCCGGACCGGGTGCCCACGTCGATCGAGCACTACGGCAACACCAGCTCGGCGTCCATCCCGGTGACGTTGTGCGCCAACGCCGCCTTGTTCGATGTGCCCCGCTGGGTGGTCGCCTCGGGCTTCGGCGTGGGCCTGTCCTGGGGAAGCGCCACCTTCCAGTTGCCGGCGGCTGCCGTGCTCCCCTGCATCGACACCGACGATGTCCATTGA